Proteins found in one Strigops habroptila isolate Jane chromosome W, bStrHab1.2.pri, whole genome shotgun sequence genomic segment:
- the LOC115618959 gene encoding zinc finger SWIM domain-containing protein 6-like isoform X2 has protein sequence MAERGHLPPPTKHLCCRPGYGSGCRPGQRVASAGLSSGALCAGSSSAATAAAAAAATAAAAAAAAAALGLLPLGKTQSPDSLLDIAARKVAEKWPFQRVEERFERIPEPVQRRIVYWSFPRSEREICMYSSFNTGAEDPAITPGGATAGAAPGGGADTAADDENRLPFRRGIALLDGGCVDNVLQVGSGHIPHLPSLLL, from the exons ATGGCGGAGCGTGGTCatctccctccccccaccaaGCACCTCTGCTGCAGACCCGGCTATGGCTCAGGGTGCAGGCCAGGCCAGCGGGTGGCCAGCGCTGGACTCAGTAGTGGGGCGCTCTGCGCCGGATCCTCCTCtgcagctactgctgctgctgcagcagcagcaacagcagcagcagccgccgccgccgccgccgccttaGGGCTGCTGCCGCTCGGCAAAACCCAGAGCCCCGACTCCCTACTGGACATCGCGGCTCGCAAGGTGGCGGAGAAGTGGCCCTTCCAGCGGGTGGAGGAGCGCTTCGAGAGGATTCCAGAGCCGGTACAGCGCAGGATCGTCTACTGGTCCTTCCCCCGCAGCGAGAGGGAGATCTGCATGTACTCCTCCTTCAATACCGGTGCCGAGGACCCCGCCATCACCCCCGGAGGGGCTACCGCCGGCGCtgcgccgggggggggggcggacACCGCCGCCGACGACGAGAACCGCCTGCCCTTCCGTAGGGGCATCGCTCTTCTAGACGGCGGCTGTGTCGATAACGTCCTGCAAGTCG GGAGTGGGCACATTCCTCATTTACCAAGCCTGCTGCTGTGA
- the LOC115618959 gene encoding zinc finger SWIM domain-containing protein 6-like isoform X1 — MAERGHLPPPTKHLCCRPGYGSGCRPGQRVASAGLSSGALCAGSSSAATAAAAAAATAAAAAAAAAALGLLPLGKTQSPDSLLDIAARKVAEKWPFQRVEERFERIPEPVQRRIVYWSFPRSEREICMYSSFNTGAEDPAITPGGATAGAAPGGGADTAADDENRLPFRRGIALLDGGCVDNVLQVGMSTGRGRSKKACPPDEQDW; from the coding sequence ATGGCGGAGCGTGGTCatctccctccccccaccaaGCACCTCTGCTGCAGACCCGGCTATGGCTCAGGGTGCAGGCCAGGCCAGCGGGTGGCCAGCGCTGGACTCAGTAGTGGGGCGCTCTGCGCCGGATCCTCCTCtgcagctactgctgctgctgcagcagcagcaacagcagcagcagccgccgccgccgccgccgccttaGGGCTGCTGCCGCTCGGCAAAACCCAGAGCCCCGACTCCCTACTGGACATCGCGGCTCGCAAGGTGGCGGAGAAGTGGCCCTTCCAGCGGGTGGAGGAGCGCTTCGAGAGGATTCCAGAGCCGGTACAGCGCAGGATCGTCTACTGGTCCTTCCCCCGCAGCGAGAGGGAGATCTGCATGTACTCCTCCTTCAATACCGGTGCCGAGGACCCCGCCATCACCCCCGGAGGGGCTACCGCCGGCGCtgcgccgggggggggggcggacACCGCCGCCGACGACGAGAACCGCCTGCCCTTCCGTAGGGGCATCGCTCTTCTAGACGGCGGCTGTGTCGATAACGTCCTGCAAGTCG
- the LOC115618959 gene encoding zinc finger SWIM domain-containing protein 6-like isoform X3 yields the protein MAERGHLPPPTKHLCCRPGYGSGCRPGQRVASAGLSSGALCAGSSSAATAAAAAAATAAAAAAAAAALGLLPLGKTQSPDSLLDIAARKVAEKWPFQRVEERFERIPEPVQRRIVYWSFPRSEREICMYSSFNTGAEDPAITPGGATAGAAPGGGADTAADDENRLPFRRGIALLDGGCVDNVLQVEGEK from the coding sequence ATGGCGGAGCGTGGTCatctccctccccccaccaaGCACCTCTGCTGCAGACCCGGCTATGGCTCAGGGTGCAGGCCAGGCCAGCGGGTGGCCAGCGCTGGACTCAGTAGTGGGGCGCTCTGCGCCGGATCCTCCTCtgcagctactgctgctgctgcagcagcagcaacagcagcagcagccgccgccgccgccgccgccttaGGGCTGCTGCCGCTCGGCAAAACCCAGAGCCCCGACTCCCTACTGGACATCGCGGCTCGCAAGGTGGCGGAGAAGTGGCCCTTCCAGCGGGTGGAGGAGCGCTTCGAGAGGATTCCAGAGCCGGTACAGCGCAGGATCGTCTACTGGTCCTTCCCCCGCAGCGAGAGGGAGATCTGCATGTACTCCTCCTTCAATACCGGTGCCGAGGACCCCGCCATCACCCCCGGAGGGGCTACCGCCGGCGCtgcgccgggggggggggcggacACCGCCGCCGACGACGAGAACCGCCTGCCCTTCCGTAGGGGCATCGCTCTTCTAGACGGCGGCTGTGTCGATAACGTCCTGCAAGTCG